From the Paramormyrops kingsleyae isolate MSU_618 chromosome 7, PKINGS_0.4, whole genome shotgun sequence genome, one window contains:
- the LOC140592062 gene encoding poly(ADP-ribose) glycohydrolase-like isoform X1 codes for MSDLPTEDKQNIAPGDAPADTGDPAQISGSDQHAEKERSVSHPSGAAKRNDSSQMNDILHPDDKTHKGQSRRKSSSCDESTSQSGQATGGEVTRQIYRSTPLSELRSLPSCHLELDKLSSSKYHTVLVNEDEFQHKRLVPQSGSPKWNSFFVKMPYSAESVTQSGNFQTARWNEISKSLSHLSKTPSSSDVENAIKRYNPKYKDRWSFDALHSFCQSLSTEAQVDVPYILHKMSVLALKLPDLCPKPIPLLRHGQQHAITMSQLQIACLLANAFYCTFPHRNASHHNSEYFHYPTINFSSLFGNWSPRKQEKLKAIFNYFKIVSDHEKEIEGLVTFERCCLRDAPQWERESKMLTKLHVSSEGTIEEKGQGMLQVDFACSLVGGGVLGNGLVQEEILFLCYPELIVSRLFTERLADNECLRITGLQQYNRYTGYSDSFVCQEFCIDQCQRDEWLRRQRKMVAIDALNFKNQKEQYDMTRVIRELNKAYCGFRGEENIPVDYLPAVATGNWGCGAFKGDPKLKGLIQLMAAAVAQRDVAFFTFHNKHLERELLGMYQFLINHNVTVAQLYEFLNNFCTLVSHSGEPEDLFMYIRRAVADTTSKHEEAA; via the exons ATGTCAGACCTTCCTACTGAGGACAAACAGAACATTGCTCCCGGTGATGCACCAGCAGACACAGGAGATCCGGCGCAAATATCCGGAAGTGACCAACATGCAGAAAAGGAACGCTCGG TCTCTCATCCCTCAGGCGCGGCCAAACGGAATGACAGCTCTCAAATGAACGATATACTCCACCCTGATGACAAGACACACAAGGGTCAGAGTCGCAGGAAGTCATCCAGTTGTGATGAAAGCACGTCCCAGTCAGGACAGGCAACGGGAGGTGAAGTGACGAGACAGATCTACCGCAGCACACCCTTGTCTGAGCTGAGGAGCCTCCCTTCTTGCCATCTGGAACTGGATAAGTTGTCCTCCAGCAAGTACCACACAGTTCTGGTCAAT GAAGATGAATTCCAACATAAGCGGTTGGTACCACAATCCGGCTCGCCCAAATGGAATAGCTTTTTTGTGAAAATGCCTTACTCGGCTGAAAGTGTCACGCAGTCAGGCAATTTCCAG ACTGCACGATGGAATGAAATTTCTAAAAGTTTGTCCCATCTCTCAAAGACCCCATCATCATCTGATGTTGAG AATGCAATAAAGAGATACAACCCAAAGTACAAAGACCGGTGGTCCTTTGATGCTCTGCATTCTTTCTGTCAG TCACTATCCACTGAGGCGCAAGTGGACGTGCCTTACATTCTGCACAAAATGTCTGTACTGGCCCTCAAGTTGCCGGACCTGTGCCCGAAG CCCATTCCCTTGCTGAGACACGGCCAGCAACACGCCATCACGATGTCCCAGCTCCAGATCGCCTGCCTGCTGGCCAACGCCTTCTACTGCACCTTCCCCCACCGCAATGCCTCCCACCACAACTCAGAGTACTTCCACTACCCCACCATAAACTTCTCCAG CTTGTTTGGGAACTGGTCACCAAGGAAACAGGAGAAACTCAAAGCCATTTTCAACTACTTCAAGATAGTATCAGATCACG AAAAAGAGATCGAGGGACTGGTGACCTTCGAGAGGTGCTGTCTTCGTGACGCTCCACAATGGGAAAG GGAATCCAAAATGCTGACTAAGCTTCACGTCTCCTCAGAAGGCACCATTGAGGAGAAGGGCCAGGGCATGCTGCAG GTGGACTTTGCCTGCAGCTTGGTAGGAGGAGGTGTGCTTGGGAATGGACTGGTCCAGGAGGAGATCCTGTTCCTCTGCTACCCAGAGCTCATTGTGTCCAGGCTTTTTACTGAGAGGCTGGCCGACAACGAGTGCCTCCGGATCACCG GTCTCCAGCAGTACAACAGATACACTGGCTACAGCGACTCCTTTGTCTGTCAAGAATTTTGTATAGACCAATGCCAGAG GGATGAATGGCTCAGACGGCAGAGAAAAATGGTCGCCATTGATGCATTGAACTTCAAAAACCAGAAGGAGCAGTACGACATGACACGCGTAATCCGTGAGCTGAACAAG GCCTACTGTGGTTTCCGGGGAGAAGAGAACATTCCTGTCGATTACCTCCCAGCTGTAGCTACTGGGAACTGGGGCTGTGGTGCCTTTAAGGGTGACCCCAAACTCAAAG GTCTTATACAGCTAATGGCTGCAGCCGTGGCCCAGAGAGACGTGGCCTTCTTCACGTTCCACAACAAGCACCTTGAAAGGGAGCTGCTGGGGATGTACCAGTTCCTCATCAATCATAATGTAACAGTGG CTCAGCTCTATGAGTTCCTCAATAATTTCTGTACGCTTGTGAGTCACAGTGGAGAGCCTGAAGACCTCTTTATGTACATCAGACGTGCTGTCGCAGACACGACAAGCAAACACGAAGAGGCTGCATGA
- the LOC140592062 gene encoding poly(ADP-ribose) glycohydrolase-like isoform X2, with protein sequence MSDLPTEDKQNIAPGDAPADTGDPAQISGSDQHAEKERSVSHPSGAAKRNDSSQMNDILHPDDKTHKGQSRRKSSSCDESTSQSGQATGGEVTRQIYRSTPLSELRSLPSCHLELDKLSSSKYHTVLVNEDEFQHKRLVPQSGSPKWNSFFVKMPYSAESVTQSGNFQTARWNEISKSLSHLSKTPSSSDVENAIKRYNPKYKDRWSFDALHSFCQSLSTEAQVDVPYILHKMSVLALKLPDLCPKPIPLLRHGQQHAITMSQLQIACLLANAFYCTFPHRNASHHNSEYFHYPTINFSSLFGNWSPRKQEKLKAIFNYFKIVSDHEKEIEGLVTFERCCLRDAPQWERESKMLTKLHVSSEGTIEEKGQGMLQVDFACSLVGGGVLGNGLVQEEILFLCYPELIVSRLFTERLADNECLRITGLQQYNRYTGYSDSFVCQEFCIDQCQRDEWLRRQRKMVAIDALNFKNQKEQYDMTRVIRELNKAYCGFRGEENIPVDYLPAVATGNWGCGAFKGDPKLKGLIQLMAAAVAQRDVAFFTFHNKHLERELLGMYQFLINHNVTVDRRKSTALRFLAMVPIYC encoded by the exons ATGTCAGACCTTCCTACTGAGGACAAACAGAACATTGCTCCCGGTGATGCACCAGCAGACACAGGAGATCCGGCGCAAATATCCGGAAGTGACCAACATGCAGAAAAGGAACGCTCGG TCTCTCATCCCTCAGGCGCGGCCAAACGGAATGACAGCTCTCAAATGAACGATATACTCCACCCTGATGACAAGACACACAAGGGTCAGAGTCGCAGGAAGTCATCCAGTTGTGATGAAAGCACGTCCCAGTCAGGACAGGCAACGGGAGGTGAAGTGACGAGACAGATCTACCGCAGCACACCCTTGTCTGAGCTGAGGAGCCTCCCTTCTTGCCATCTGGAACTGGATAAGTTGTCCTCCAGCAAGTACCACACAGTTCTGGTCAAT GAAGATGAATTCCAACATAAGCGGTTGGTACCACAATCCGGCTCGCCCAAATGGAATAGCTTTTTTGTGAAAATGCCTTACTCGGCTGAAAGTGTCACGCAGTCAGGCAATTTCCAG ACTGCACGATGGAATGAAATTTCTAAAAGTTTGTCCCATCTCTCAAAGACCCCATCATCATCTGATGTTGAG AATGCAATAAAGAGATACAACCCAAAGTACAAAGACCGGTGGTCCTTTGATGCTCTGCATTCTTTCTGTCAG TCACTATCCACTGAGGCGCAAGTGGACGTGCCTTACATTCTGCACAAAATGTCTGTACTGGCCCTCAAGTTGCCGGACCTGTGCCCGAAG CCCATTCCCTTGCTGAGACACGGCCAGCAACACGCCATCACGATGTCCCAGCTCCAGATCGCCTGCCTGCTGGCCAACGCCTTCTACTGCACCTTCCCCCACCGCAATGCCTCCCACCACAACTCAGAGTACTTCCACTACCCCACCATAAACTTCTCCAG CTTGTTTGGGAACTGGTCACCAAGGAAACAGGAGAAACTCAAAGCCATTTTCAACTACTTCAAGATAGTATCAGATCACG AAAAAGAGATCGAGGGACTGGTGACCTTCGAGAGGTGCTGTCTTCGTGACGCTCCACAATGGGAAAG GGAATCCAAAATGCTGACTAAGCTTCACGTCTCCTCAGAAGGCACCATTGAGGAGAAGGGCCAGGGCATGCTGCAG GTGGACTTTGCCTGCAGCTTGGTAGGAGGAGGTGTGCTTGGGAATGGACTGGTCCAGGAGGAGATCCTGTTCCTCTGCTACCCAGAGCTCATTGTGTCCAGGCTTTTTACTGAGAGGCTGGCCGACAACGAGTGCCTCCGGATCACCG GTCTCCAGCAGTACAACAGATACACTGGCTACAGCGACTCCTTTGTCTGTCAAGAATTTTGTATAGACCAATGCCAGAG GGATGAATGGCTCAGACGGCAGAGAAAAATGGTCGCCATTGATGCATTGAACTTCAAAAACCAGAAGGAGCAGTACGACATGACACGCGTAATCCGTGAGCTGAACAAG GCCTACTGTGGTTTCCGGGGAGAAGAGAACATTCCTGTCGATTACCTCCCAGCTGTAGCTACTGGGAACTGGGGCTGTGGTGCCTTTAAGGGTGACCCCAAACTCAAAG GTCTTATACAGCTAATGGCTGCAGCCGTGGCCCAGAGAGACGTGGCCTTCTTCACGTTCCACAACAAGCACCTTGAAAGGGAGCTGCTGGGGATGTACCAGTTCCTCATCAATCATAATGTAACAGTGG ATCGTAGGAAATCCACAGCCTTGAGGTTCCTAGCAATGGTTCCCATCTACTGCTGA